GCTGGTGCTGGCTAGCGGCGCGGGTGCAGCAAGCCAGCGCGCCCTGGGCACCGGGGTCATCGGCGGCATGCTCAGCGCCACACTGCTGGGGGTGATCTTCGTGCCGATCTGCTTCGTCTGGCTGCTTTCGTTGCTGCGCCGCCAACCGAAAACCTCGCAACAAGATTCGGAGGTTGCGCAATGATCGCCTTGTACAAACCGGCCGGCACGCTGCTGCTGGCCCTTGCCCTGACTGGTTGTTCCTTGGCGCCTACCTACGAGCGGCCTGCAGCACCAGTAGCGTCGAACTGGAGCTCTTCCAGCGCCAAGCCCGGCACGGCAACCAGCGACCTCGACTGGCAGACCTTCATCGTCGACAGCGAGCTACGCAGCCTGGTGAGCATCGCCTTGGACAACAACCGCTCGCTGCGCCAGACCTTACTGGACATCGAGCAGGCTCGTGCGCAGTACCGCATCCAACGCGCCGACCGTGTGCCGGGCCTGAGTGCGACCGCCAATGGCAATCGCCAGCGGCTACCGGGCGATCTCTCCAGCAGCGGTAGCTCGGCGGTGAGCAGCACCTATCAGGTCGGCCTGTCGCTGCCTGAGTACGAGCTGGATCTATTTGGCCGAGTGAAGAGCCTGACCCATGCCGCTCTGGAGCAGTACCTAGCCACTGAGGAGGCCGGACGCGGTGCACGCATTGCACTGGTCGCCGAAGTCAGTCAGGCCTATCTCACATACGACGGCGCCCAGCGACGCCTGCAGCTGACCGAGCAGACCCTGGCTAGCCGCGAGGATTCGCTAGGCCTGATCAGTCAGCGGCGTATAGCGGGTGCAGCCACGGCCCTGGATTACCAGGAAGCGTTGGGCCTGGTTGAGCAATCCCGCGCCGAACTGGAAAGTAACTCGCGGCAAAAACAGCAGGCATTCAATGCTCTGGTGCTACTCCTCGGCACCCAGGAGGCGGTCAAGCAAAATGCACGGGCGCCACAAGACAAACCGATGCTGCTTCAGGACATCGCCGCCGGCACACCGTCGGAGCTGATCGAACGGCGCCCGGATATCCTC
This DNA window, taken from Pseudomonas sp. FeN3W, encodes the following:
- a CDS encoding efflux transporter outer membrane subunit, producing MIALYKPAGTLLLALALTGCSLAPTYERPAAPVASNWSSSSAKPGTATSDLDWQTFIVDSELRSLVSIALDNNRSLRQTLLDIEQARAQYRIQRADRVPGLSATANGNRQRLPGDLSSSGSSAVSSTYQVGLSLPEYELDLFGRVKSLTHAALEQYLATEEAGRGARIALVAEVSQAYLTYDGAQRRLQLTEQTLASREDSLGLISQRRIAGAATALDYQEALGLVEQSRAELESNSRQKQQAFNALVLLLGTQEAVKQNARAPQDKPMLLQDIAAGTPSELIERRPDILAAEHRLKARNADIGAARAAFFPRISLTGSFGTSSAEMSGLFDGGSRSWSFVPTLSLPIFDAGRNSANLDLAEVRKDSAVAAYEGTIQTAFREVADALAATDTLRREEAARRALANTTSETLKLAKARYEGGVDSHLRYLDAQRSSFINEAAYIEISTQRQIALVDLYRALGSWGTQP